The following nucleotide sequence is from Pandoraea thiooxydans.
CTCGTACGGCAGGCCGGTTTCCTCCAGCATGATCGACACCTTCACGCCGTTGGGCGTGGGCAGCGAATACAGCTGAATGCGCTCGGCATGCTGCGCGGGCCATTTCTTCGTGATCGGAAAAGCGGACAGATCGGACATGGGATTCCGTCAGGGTGTCTTGCCGCCAAAGCGCAGCGCGCGAGCGCGGCGCAGGCGTGGGGATGGGCCAGGACATCGGACCGTCAATATAAACCCTCACGGGAAGTTTTGCTTTGGACTGCCTGGCCCATCGCCCATGATGCCCGAGCCGGAGCGGGCGACAGGCCACGCATGACGCGCATGACGCGCCGCGAGATTCAGGCGCTTCGGTCTATTCGGTGAATCGGTCGAAGACTTCGATGCCCGTTGCGAGTCAGGCAAGGGGCTCGGACGATGAAGATGAGGCGCGGTGGGCGCCGCATTTGACCGCCGGGTTACTCACCGGCGTGCGGGGGATGGCCGGGTCGGCGGCAGACGAACTACCTCGGCAGGCGGATTGAGCGGCAGCCGAGCAAGGGCGCCGCACGCCGGCCAACACCGCTGCCATGGGGGGCACGTGAAGCCGGTAAGCACGACGCCAGGCAATGCACATGGGGATCAACGCTCCAGATCGGCGCGCCGCCGCTGGTACTCGTCGGCGTCTATCTCGCCGCGCGCATAGCGTTCGTCGAGAATGTCGAGCGCCTTGCTGCGGCGCTCGTGCCGTTCGGGCCCGATGCCGGTGGCGCGACGCGTCAGCATGAGAACCACTGCGACGAAGACCACGATGAGCAGAATCATCATCAGGAATCCAAACCCACCCATCATGCCGTATCCGAAGCCGCCAGGATGTCCAAACCACATGATCGATTACTCCGGTTAGCGCCCAACGTGAAATTGAGGATCGCTTTTTATTTACGATAGTCGTGCAATGCCGCTTGGTTCATGACTTGCATCAACGATCCCTACGATCCCGCGCCTGCACTTTCCTTTGATCCATCCCCGCCTCTCGCAGCCAGCCGCTCAGATGCCCAGCCGGCGCAGCCGCAAGGCGTTGCCCACCACCGAGACCGAACTGAGCGCCATCGCCGTCGCCGCGATCACGGGCGAGAGCAGGATGCCGAAGAACGGATACAGGACGCCTGCGGCAATGGGAACGCCCAGCAGGTTGTAGACAAACGCGAAGAACAGGTTCTGACGGATATTGCGCAGCGTGCCGCGGCTCAGGCGCCGCGCCCGCGCGATGCTGCGCAGATCGCCCTTGACCAGGGTCACCCCGGCGCTTTCCATCGCCACGTCCGCGCCCGTGCCCATGGCGATGCCCACTTCGGCCTGAGCCAGCGCGGGCGCGTCGTTCACGCCGTCACCGGCCATCGCGACGAAGCGCCCCTCGGCCTGCAGCCGTTTGATGGTCTGCGCCTTCTGATCGGGCAGCACCCCGGCGATGACCTCGTCGATCCCCAAATGACCCGCGACGGCCCTGGCGGTGGTCTCGTTGTCGCCAGTCAGCATCACGATGCGCAGGCCCTCGTCGTGCAGATCGCGGATGGCCTGCGGTGTCGTTTCCTTGACCGGATCGGCCACCGCGACCAGGCCGGCGACTTGCCCATCGACCCCGAGAAACATGGCGGTGCGGCCCTTGGTGCGCTGCGCCTCGGCCTGATCGGCGAGCGCGGCCGTATCGACCCCCTCGTCCTCGAGCAGCGCCGGATTGCCCAGCAGCACCCGGCGCCCGGCGAGGTCGCCCGTCACGCCCTTGCCCGAGACCGATTCGAAGCCTTGCGCGCTCTCCAGCTCGAGCCCCTTGTCCTGCGCGCCCTGCACGATGGCGGCGGCAAGCGGGTGCTCGCTGCCGCGCTCCAGGCTGGCAGCCAGGCGCAGCACCTCGTCGGCGCCAAAGCCGGCCGCGGGCACCACCTCCTGCAGCCGCGGACGGCCTTCGGTGAGCGTGCCGGTCTTGTCGACCACCAGGGTATCGACGCGGCGCAGCGTCTCGATCGCCTCCGCATTCCGGAACAGCACGCCCACCGAGGCACCCTTGCCGCTGGCCACCATGATCGACATGGGAGTGGCGAGCCCCAGCGCACAGGGGCAGGCAATGATCAGCACCGCGACGGCGTTGATGACCGCGTAGGCCATCGCCGGCGCCGGGCCGAACACGGCCCAGACGACAAAGGTGACGATAGCCGCCAGCACGACCGCCGGCACGAAGTAGGTCGCCACGACGTCGGCCAGGCGCTGGATCGGCGCGCGGCTGCGCGAGGCTTCGGAAACCATGTGCACGATCTGCGCCAGCAGCGTGTCGGCGCCCACCCGCCGTGCCTCGATGATCAGCGTGCCGCTGCCGTTGACGGTGGCGCCGACCACCTTTTCTCCCGGCGTCTTCTCGGCCGGGATCGACTCACCGGTCAGCATCGATTCGTCGACCGACGAGCGCCCTTCGAGCACCACGCCGTCGACCGGCACCTTTTCTCCGGGACGCACGCGCAGCCGGTCGCTGACCTGAATCCGGTCGAGCGCGACATCCTTTTCGCTACCATCGGCCTCGACGCGCCGCGCCAGCTTGGGCGCCATGCCCAGCAGCGCGCGGATCGCCGCGTTGGTGCTGCCGCGCGCGCGCAATTCGAGCACCTGCCCGAGCAGCACGAGGGTCACGATCGTCGCGGCCGCCTCGAAATACACGCCGACACGCCCCGAGCCCGGATCGCGAAACGCCGGCGGAAACAGCCCGGGCAGGGTCTGGGCCACCACGCTGTAGCCGTAAGCCACCCCCACGCCCAGCGCGATCAGCGTGAACATGTTGGGATTCCACGTGACGATCGAGCGCCAGCCCCTGGCAAAGAACGGCGCGCCGCCCCACAGCACCACCGGCGTCGCGAGAGCGAATTCGATCCAGGAAAAATACGACGCCCCCGGCAGCCCACCGAAATGCATCCCCGGCATGTCGCCGGCCATGGCCAGCGCAAAGAGCGGCACGCTCAGCACCAGGCTCACCCAGAAGCGGCGGGTCATCGAATCCAGTTCCGGGTTCTGCTCTTCGCTGGCCTGAGCGGCTCTCGGTTCGAGCGCCATGCCGCACTTCGGGCAGACCCCGGGTTCCGGGCGAACGATTTCAGGATGCATCGGGCACGTCCATTCGGCGTGGCTCGCCGCCGGCATCTTCGGCTCGAGTGCCATCCCGCATTTCGGGCACGCGCCTGGCGACGAGCGCTCGATTTCCGGGTGCATAGGGCAAGTGTAAATTGCCCCGTGGGTTGCTGCATTCATCGCGATTCTCCGTTGATGAGCGAGCTGGCAAGGCATCAAAAGGTCAGCCTCGGAAACGATATGGCCATGCTAAACCTTCCTATCGCCGGAAAGTCAAGGTGCGGTCAAGCCGTTTTGAGGAGAATCAAGCGCGGCAAAGTCAGAATTCACCCGCGTGAAATGCTTCGCAGTTTCAGCGGGTTCGGGTAACGCAAGCACACGAGCGTGCTTGACCGCCCCACGGCCGCGGCGCTATGCTGGCCGCGCAACTGAAACAGCAGTTGCCGGGTTTGGCGACCCTATCCACAAAGGAGCGAACGGCCGCATTGCGGCCGTTGTCGCTCGTGCCGCCTTTGCGTGCCACTTCCATGGCGGGCCTTGGCGGGGAGACCTTCGGGTCTGCCGGTTCCTTTGTGCCGGTTCGCCAACCCTGCCTCGCGCCCGCCACCCTCATTTCGCGATGAGGAGCGGGAAGTATCTGCAACAAAGGGAGATTCTATAAATGGCTCGCAGCCCCGCTCGTTCCGAGCATTCTTTTTCCACTTCCATCGATTCAGAAGTCGTTCGTCGCGCTCGGCATTTTGCTCAGGCATCTGCAAGCGGCGATGACACGATCGTTGATCGGCAGCCACTGAACGGCGATGCCGCTCGCTTCGATTCGTCGCCGGCGATGCCCGAGCACGTGCGGGATGGGTTGAATACCGCGTATGACGCGCTTTGCGCGATTCGGGCGATTTCATCGATTCTCGTTGCGAATCAGACCGAAGGCTCGGGCGATGAAGACGGCGCACCGTTGGCGCCCCATTTGGCGGCCGGGTTGCTCACTGGTGTGCGGGTAATTGCCGGGTTGGCGGGGGACGAGCTTTGTCGGGTAGCGGATTGGGGCGATGAAGCGTAAGGGCGTCGGACGGGAGACTTCGTTCGTGCCGTGCCGCCGCCCCCAACCATAGAACTTGTGCGGCGATCCGCTCCGCAAGAAAGTCGACAAGCCCCCTTACCCGGCGAGGCAGTGCGCAGCCGGCCATACCAGATGCACGGGGAAGGGCTTCGGCTCAAATTCGGCAAGGATGACTTCCAACTCGTGCGTAAGAGCCCCATTCCATCCAGGCTATGCCTTCACCCACCATCACCCGTACGCTGTCGAGATACAACGGGCGTTCAATGCCCTCTCAATCGGAGGCGTGCCCATGCCTGTGCTAAAGTCCACGCGTGCATATTCCATTCCAAGGAGTGCCAGATGACTGCATCAGCCGCCGTTTTTGCTATTGTTGCCGCGCTTTGGCTGGGCGCCATGATTCCGGGGCCCAGTTTCGTGCTAGTCGCACGCAATGCGATCGGCCTGTCCCGTCGTGATGGACTGGCGACTGCTCTCGGGATGGGGCTGGGAGGTATATTTTTTGGCGGTGTCGCGCTCGCCGGGCTCTACACACTTTTACAGGCCGTCGAATGGCTCTACATCAGCCTAAAAATCGCGGGCGGCGCGTATCTGCTTTTCGTTGCGTCAAAGATATGGCGCGGTGCTGGCCGTCCGATTACGGTCGATGGCATGCTTACCCCCCTGTCTGGCAGTGCGCGCAAATCGTTCTGGATGGGCCTGACGACTCAGCTAAGCAATCCCAAGACAGCCATCTGGTACGGTAGCATCTTTGCAGCATTACTTCCTCAGCATCCGCCGCTCTGGTGCTATTTCGCACTGCCGCCCCTGGTGTTTGCAGTCGAATGCGG
It contains:
- a CDS encoding SHOCT domain-containing protein, whose product is MWFGHPGGFGYGMMGGFGFLMMILLIVVFVAVVLMLTRRATGIGPERHERRSKALDILDERYARGEIDADEYQRRRADLER
- a CDS encoding copper-transporting P-type ATPase: MHPEIERSSPGACPKCGMALEPKMPAASHAEWTCPMHPEIVRPEPGVCPKCGMALEPRAAQASEEQNPELDSMTRRFWVSLVLSVPLFALAMAGDMPGMHFGGLPGASYFSWIEFALATPVVLWGGAPFFARGWRSIVTWNPNMFTLIALGVGVAYGYSVVAQTLPGLFPPAFRDPGSGRVGVYFEAAATIVTLVLLGQVLELRARGSTNAAIRALLGMAPKLARRVEADGSEKDVALDRIQVSDRLRVRPGEKVPVDGVVLEGRSSVDESMLTGESIPAEKTPGEKVVGATVNGSGTLIIEARRVGADTLLAQIVHMVSEASRSRAPIQRLADVVATYFVPAVVLAAIVTFVVWAVFGPAPAMAYAVINAVAVLIIACPCALGLATPMSIMVASGKGASVGVLFRNAEAIETLRRVDTLVVDKTGTLTEGRPRLQEVVPAAGFGADEVLRLAASLERGSEHPLAAAIVQGAQDKGLELESAQGFESVSGKGVTGDLAGRRVLLGNPALLEDEGVDTAALADQAEAQRTKGRTAMFLGVDGQVAGLVAVADPVKETTPQAIRDLHDEGLRIVMLTGDNETTARAVAGHLGIDEVIAGVLPDQKAQTIKRLQAEGRFVAMAGDGVNDAPALAQAEVGIAMGTGADVAMESAGVTLVKGDLRSIARARRLSRGTLRNIRQNLFFAFVYNLLGVPIAAGVLYPFFGILLSPVIAATAMALSSVSVVGNALRLRRLGI
- a CDS encoding LysE family translocator; this translates as MTASAAVFAIVAALWLGAMIPGPSFVLVARNAIGLSRRDGLATALGMGLGGIFFGGVALAGLYTLLQAVEWLYISLKIAGGAYLLFVASKIWRGAGRPITVDGMLTPLSGSARKSFWMGLTTQLSNPKTAIWYGSIFAALLPQHPPLWCYFALPPLVFAVECGWYTVVALCFSSKAPREMYLRAKKWVDRIAACAISALGLRLILDASKVGI